From the genome of Glycine max cultivar Williams 82 chromosome 2, Glycine_max_v4.0, whole genome shotgun sequence, one region includes:
- the LOC112999531 gene encoding uncharacterized protein — protein sequence MLYLECYPIRKAVENVDDLDDVPVAGHEEDVGAGEQTDAGEQMDAGKQRDGDEDGSEQRDTDAGEQRDGSEQRDAEAGEERDADGEERDVADSEEEREVNSDETDAEWFINFSCMLNEVEAEVETDGYHSEELNIPISSDDEDEDVEVYPQYSQSSGVGEQKLELGMEFGTLDEFKSALREYSILMGREFKWKKNDKQRARAKCKKAFCDWEIYCAKNEVRNSFQIKTFKHNHNCCREVNNKQANRQWVVSKLEGKLRMQPTLKCVEALEYFKQEFGVHIEVTKMWRAMKEAKQLVEGNERKQYAKVFDYAHELLRSNPGSTVKINTVPSPEGPPQFQRLYICLAGCKKGFVAGCRPFIGLDGCFLKSAFGGNLLSAVGLDGNNHIYVIAYAVVDIENKDNWKWFLTLLHEDLGDYIQNGWNFMSDMQKGLIPALQEVMPGAPHRFCVLHLWKNFTKQWKSKELKGIVWQCAKSTTVAEFEGHMAHLKTINCQAWEYLNKWPKQAWTKAHFSTTPKVDNICNNTCEVFNSRILQYRCKPIITMLEEIRSYIMRTMAARKVKLSGKPGPLCPVQYKRLEKEFHFANQWTPIWCGDNMGLRYEVHMWGNKVEVNLGEWTCTCGVWQLTGMPCRHAIATITHKGGKPEDMCHEWLSIEAYNKTYQHFIEPVQGPQYWAQTQYTHPVPPHKKVQRGRPKKNRRRSVDEDNVTGHKLKRKLAEFTCGRCGQTNHNIRSCKNIGVPVRPKKYVAPSTSNEDDHLLSQDEQALNEAEEAVAHVQQDPVEINLSQPHLSQDSDMEVPATIVPPIARNKLAITRAKKRKVADKDDAEN from the exons ATGTTGTACTTGGAATGTTATCCAATTCGAAAAGCTGTTGAGAATGTGGATGATTTAGATGATGTACCTGTTGCTGGCCATGAGGAAG ATGTTGGTGCTGGAGAGCAGACAGATGCTGGTGAGCAGATGGATGCTGGTAAGCAGAGGGATGGTGATGA AGATGGTAGTGAGCAGAGGGATACTGATGCTGGTGAGCAAAGAGATGGTAGTGAGCAGAGGGATGCTGAAGCTGGTGAGGAGAGAGATGCTGATGGTGAAGAGAGAGATGTTGCTGATAGTGAGGAGGAAAGGGAAGTTAACAGTGATGAAACAGATGCTGAGTGGTTTATAAATTTCTCTTGTATGTTGAATGAAGTTGAAGCTGAAGTTGAGACAGATGGTTATCATTCAGAGGAGCTTAATATCCCCATTAgtagtgatgatgaagatgaggatgttgaAGTTTATCCTCAATATAGTCAAAGTAGTGGAGTTGGTGAACAGAAGTTGGAATTAGGGATGGAGTTTGGTACTCTAGATGAATTTAAATCTGCCTTGAGGGAGTATAGCATATTGATGGGCAGGGAGTTCAAGTGGAAGAAGAATGATAAACAGAGGGCTAGAGCAAAATGCAAGAAGGCATTTTGTGATTGGGAAATCTACTGTGCAAAGAATGAAGTTAGAAACTCTTTTCAGATAAAGACATTTAAGCATAACCATAATTGCTGCAGAGAAGTGAACAACAAACAAGCAAATAGACAGTGGGTGGTCAGTAAACTTGAGGGCAAACTCAGAATGCAGCCAACCCTTAAATGTGTTGAAGCTTTGGAATATTTCAAGCAAGAGTTTGGAGTGCACATTGAAGTTACAAAGATGTGGAGAGCCATGAAAGAAGCAAAGCAATTAGTGGAAGGGAATGAGAGGAAACAATATGCCAAAGTATTTGATTATGCACATGAATTGTTGAGGAGCAATCCTGGATCAACAGTTAAGATCAACACAGTGCCAAGTCCAGAAGGTCCACCACAATTTCAGAGGCTATATATTTGTCTTGCTGGCTGTAAGAAGGGGTTTGTTGCTGGATGTAGACCATTCATAGGTCTAGATGGATGTTTCCTAAAGAGTGCATTTGGAGGAAACTTGCTCTCTGCTGTTGGGCTTGATGGCAATAACCACATCTATGTTATTGCTTATGCTGTTGTGGACATTGAGAACAAAGACAATTGGAAATGGTTTTTAACTTTGTTGCATGAAGATCTTGGGGATTACATACAGAATGGGTGGAATTTCATGTCAGACATGCAAAAG GGACTTATTCCAGCTTTACAGGAAGTCATGCCTGGTGCACCTCATAGATTTTGTGTCTTGCATCTTTGGAAAAATTTTACAAAGCAATGGAAAAGCAAGGAACTTAAAGGAATTGTGTGGCAATGTGCAAAATCCACTACTGTTGCTGAGTTTGAAGGCCATATGGCCCATTTGAAGACAATCAACTGCCAGGCTTGGGAGTATTTGAATAAATGGCCCAAACAAGCATGGACAAAAGCCCACTTCAGTACAACACCCAAGGTGGACAATATATGCAACAACACTTGTgaggtattcaattccagaattcTGCAGTATAGATGCAAGCCTATTATCACAATGCTTGAAGAAATTAGAAGTTATATCATGAGAACCATGGCTGCCCGCAAGGTTAAACTTTCTGGAAAACCTGGACCATTATGTCCAGTGCAGTATAAAAGACTAGAAAAAGAATTCCATTTTGCTAATCAATGGACTCCCATTTGGTGTGGTGATAACATGGGCCTGAGATATGAGGTCCACATGTGGGGGAATAAGGTTGAGGTCAATTTAGGTGAATGGACATGCACTTGTGGAGTATGGCAACTAACAG GGATGCCATGCCGACATGCCATTGCAACAATAACTCACAAAGGAGGGAAGCCTGAGGACATGTGTCATGAGTGGCTGTCAATAGAAGCTTATAATAAGACATACCAGCATTTTATTGAACCAGTCCAAGGACCACAATATTGGGCCCAGACACAGTATACACACCCTGTTCCACCACATAAAAAGGTCCAAAGAGGAAGgccaaagaaaaatagaaggagATCTGTAGATGAGGACAATGTCACAGGACATAAGCTAAAGAGGAAATTGGCTGAGTTTACATGTGGAAGGTGTGGCCAAACCAATCATAACATTAGAAGCTGTAAAAATATTGGAGTTCCTGTTAGGCCAAAGAAATATGTTGCACCATCAACTTCCAATGAGGATGACCACCTATTATCTCAAGATGAACAAGCTTTGAATGAGGCTGAAGAAGCTGTTGCTCATGTTCAACAAGATCCGGTGGAGATTAATTTATCTCAGCCTCATTTGTCACAAGATAGTGACATGGAG GTCCCTGCAACTATTGTTCCACCAATAGCAAGGAATAAGCTAGCCATAACAAGAGCCAAAAAAAGGAAGGTTGCTGATAAAGATGATGCAGAAAACTGA